The Candidatus Brocadiaceae bacterium genome includes the window TGACGTTCAAAGGATGATGAATGAAGGCATGTTTACCCTTACCGGGAAAAAGACCGTTGCGGATGCATGGAAAACATTCTTTAATCCTGAGGATATTGTCGGTATCAAGATTAATCCTATCGGCGGGGTGAAACTCTCTACACGGCCTGAAGTGGTACATGCGATTATTTTTGGCCTGAAAGCTGCCGGTGTCAAGGAAAATAATATTATTGTATGGGATCGTTTTACGTATCATTTAGACAAACTTGGTTATCGATTGAATAAAGGAAATACCGGCGTTCGTTATTATGGTACGGAACCAACGGTGGGTTATGATAAGGACATTTATTATGAGTCTCTCGATGATGAGTATAAATTACGGCAGGAAGATGGTGCGCGATCACTCTTCAGTACTATTGTTACTCAACAGGTTACCTCCATTATTAATGTGCCCGTAATGAAGGATCATGGGATTGCCGGCGTGACCTTATGCCTTAAAAATCTGGCATTTGGATCGGTAAATAATACACCGAGATTCCATCCCTCTCCCTATTATTGTGACCCTGCCTCGGCGGAGATTTGCGCGCATCCTGTACTCAGGAACAAGGTTCGTCTTCACATTGTTGATGCGTTACAGGCCTGTTTTGACGGTGGTCCTGCTGATATGAAAACATGGACCATGTGGAATGAAGAACGTCTTTTTTTTGGGACTGATCCAGTGGCGATTGACCGGATAGGGATGGAAATTATAGATGAGAAACGTAAGGCAAACGGAAAGATGTCGGTAGTTCAAAAGGCAAAGCATATTGCTACCGCAGGGAAAAGAGGGTTGGGAAACTTTGATGAAAATAACATTGAGTTCATCGAACTCAATGTATAAATAATTGCGTGGAGACTATGGAAAAGAAAATACGACCGATCATTGCAACGGCTATTACAATACTTATAATCATCGCGCCATTCTCGTATCTGTATTCTGCGGAGAAGGGTAATCGTGAATTTAAGGCAAGAGTGAAGATTGAAACATCAATAAAAGAAACCCTTGATGTCGTTAATGTAAAAGACCTGGTAACAAATTTTCTTCACAATGAGTTTCGTTCTCTGGATGGTGTAGTATTAGTTGAGGATCATCCTCAATGGATAATAAGTATTGCAGTGCTTCCTATAGACATAACGCAAGGACTTTTAGGTTGGACTATTTCTGTTGTTATTATGAGAAGCCTTTT containing:
- a CDS encoding DUF362 domain-containing protein, yielding MNTEFKHCSRRKFLKHTALGVAGFGIGFSGFESLQWAIGSDKQPVTVEKSRVIATRNAGIMKKGKPDPDDVQRMMNEGMFTLTGKKTVADAWKTFFNPEDIVGIKINPIGGVKLSTRPEVVHAIIFGLKAAGVKENNIIVWDRFTYHLDKLGYRLNKGNTGVRYYGTEPTVGYDKDIYYESLDDEYKLRQEDGARSLFSTIVTQQVTSIINVPVMKDHGIAGVTLCLKNLAFGSVNNTPRFHPSPYYCDPASAEICAHPVLRNKVRLHIVDALQACFDGGPADMKTWTMWNEERLFFGTDPVAIDRIGMEIIDEKRKANGKMSVVQKAKHIATAGKRGLGNFDENNIEFIELNV